The proteins below come from a single Campylobacter sp. CCUG 57310 genomic window:
- a CDS encoding murein hydrolase activator EnvC, which produces MRIFTLLFFCFSLAFCATTNEKIKVQTSSLEISKEIEKQLNKKLDDLAKDILAGEDAVKESDKKMKEVIAQIADLEKNAIDANSELRDLTEQNKELLENQKYIEQSLIRIIADHFAFDLITPKEYEDSNESIIATEILSNLNSVLKEDFKNLAKDYEKTLELIKTQNKKIENIKSNLKGYKEKQSELAALQEAQSKTLANLKKDKNNYSRQLSVIHKEQKEIRKTLEQLKILAKEESEAAKKEAEKKAKEAAKKSKDKKSDGSTQIVINKTTPDDSDVKQIGSSYQASKVKKYSGEKTIAPLDSFTVKQKFGNYIDPIYNIKIFNESVVLSSNSPNAKVKSVLSGKVVFAKDTAMLDKVVIIENANGIHTIYAHLSQIAPTIKVGSKVPRGYVIGRVARDLTFEVTQKNYHINPLEMISLK; this is translated from the coding sequence ATGAGAATTTTTACTCTTTTATTTTTTTGTTTTTCGCTCGCTTTTTGTGCGACTACAAACGAAAAGATCAAGGTTCAAACCTCATCTTTGGAAATTTCAAAAGAGATAGAAAAACAGCTTAATAAAAAGCTTGACGATCTTGCAAAAGATATTTTGGCGGGCGAAGATGCGGTTAAGGAAAGCGACAAGAAGATGAAAGAGGTTATCGCTCAAATAGCCGATCTTGAAAAAAACGCTATAGATGCAAATTCCGAACTAAGAGATTTAACCGAGCAAAATAAAGAGCTTCTTGAGAATCAAAAATATATCGAACAAAGCTTAATCCGTATCATCGCGGATCATTTTGCATTTGATTTGATAACGCCAAAAGAGTATGAGGATAGCAACGAAAGCATTATCGCCACTGAAATTTTATCAAATTTAAACAGCGTGCTTAAAGAGGATTTTAAAAATTTGGCGAAAGATTATGAAAAGACGCTGGAACTTATAAAAACGCAAAACAAAAAGATAGAAAATATCAAATCAAACCTCAAAGGATACAAAGAAAAGCAATCAGAACTTGCCGCTTTGCAAGAGGCTCAGTCAAAGACGCTTGCAAATTTAAAAAAAGATAAAAATAACTACTCAAGGCAGCTTTCTGTCATCCACAAAGAGCAAAAAGAGATCAGAAAGACGCTTGAGCAGCTTAAGATACTAGCCAAAGAAGAGAGTGAAGCGGCCAAAAAAGAGGCTGAGAAAAAGGCTAAAGAGGCGGCTAAAAAATCAAAAGATAAGAAATCTGACGGAAGCACTCAAATAGTGATAAATAAAACTACTCCCGATGACAGCGACGTCAAACAGATAGGATCAAGTTATCAGGCAAGTAAAGTAAAAAAATATAGCGGCGAAAAGACCATAGCTCCGCTTGATAGCTTTACCGTAAAGCAAAAATTCGGCAACTATATAGACCCTATATATAACATCAAAATTTTTAACGAATCGGTAGTTCTTAGCTCAAATTCGCCAAATGCCAAGGTTAAAAGCGTGCTAAGCGGTAAAGTAGTCTTTGCCAAAGATACGGCTATGCTTGATAAGGTGGTGATCATAGAAAATGCAAACGGAATTCACACTATATATGCTCATTTAAGCCAGATAGCTCCTACGATAAAGGTCGGCTCAAAAGTTCCTAGAGGATATGTTATAGGACGCGTGGCAAGAGATCTTACGTTTGAAGTTACACAGAAAAACTACCACATAAATCCGCTTGAGATGATAAGCCTTAAATAG
- a CDS encoding FtsX-like permease family protein, with protein MRSLKNHLGVIFPLIALLFCVQFITLTENTIKDYERLMNKDYNIIIVSSKELDEGMIKPMVNTFESIESLSAKSVLDRLSKDISAKNISALENALPKFYSLKLNSFPSTGYMNEIRDKILKIDGVSKVETFSKTHDKIYKILQLIKKISQIFSLLILVIGLMLLFKQMRIWLYEHKERIDIMTLFGASFWLKSGVLYKIAVIDSFIATVCVVALYIMLPDFEIIKATASEVGIDLAKIDIIVDGATLLGISLILSMIAVSFVMRRAKKESL; from the coding sequence ATGAGATCGCTTAAAAACCATTTGGGAGTGATCTTTCCGCTGATAGCGCTACTTTTTTGCGTTCAGTTTATAACGCTTACGGAAAATACGATAAAAGATTATGAAAGATTGATGAATAAAGATTACAACATCATAATCGTAAGCTCAAAAGAGCTTGACGAGGGCATGATAAAGCCGATGGTAAATACTTTTGAATCCATTGAAAGCTTAAGTGCTAAATCCGTCCTTGATAGACTATCTAAGGATATTTCGGCTAAAAATATATCCGCTCTTGAAAACGCCTTGCCTAAATTTTATTCGCTCAAGCTAAATAGCTTTCCAAGCACCGGTTATATGAACGAAATAAGAGATAAAATTTTAAAAATAGACGGAGTGAGCAAGGTTGAGACATTTTCAAAAACTCACGATAAAATTTACAAAATTCTTCAGCTGATCAAGAAAATATCTCAAATTTTCTCGCTATTGATACTTGTTATAGGGCTTATGTTGCTGTTTAAGCAGATGAGAATTTGGCTTTATGAGCATAAAGAGAGAATTGATATCATGACGCTTTTTGGCGCTTCCTTTTGGCTAAAATCGGGAGTTCTTTACAAGATCGCGGTGATTGATTCTTTTATAGCTACGGTTTGTGTTGTGGCTCTTTATATCATGCTTCCTGATTTTGAGATCATAAAAGCTACGGCAAGTGAAGTGGGTATAGACCTAGCCAAAATCGACATCATAGTTGATGGAGCGACGCTTCTTGGCATATCGCTTATTTTAAGCATGATAGCGGTTAGCTTTGTGATGAGACGAGCTAAAAAAGAGAGCTTATGA
- a CDS encoding cell division ATP-binding protein FtsE codes for MQKIISAKELSLGYTQSELIVQNVNFEIDMSDFVLITGKSGSGKSTIIKSLYGEIKPYSGSLNVCLSEMANIKQGKLDELRKKIGIIFQNYRLINEWSVEKNVMLPLMIKGLSQNVCKNQAQKLLKHVNLLHKSHKYPLELSGGEQQRVAMARALAHNPHLLLCDEPTGNLDDYSSDVIWSLLRSAKEFLGTCVVVVTHKIPATLRIPYRHFVIENGGLHEIA; via the coding sequence ATGCAAAAAATAATTAGCGCTAAAGAGCTATCTTTGGGCTATACTCAAAGCGAACTCATCGTGCAAAATGTGAATTTCGAAATAGATATGAGCGATTTTGTTTTAATAACAGGCAAGAGCGGAAGCGGCAAATCAACGATAATAAAGTCACTTTACGGAGAGATCAAGCCGTATTCGGGCTCTTTAAACGTCTGCTTAAGCGAGATGGCAAACATCAAGCAAGGCAAGCTGGACGAATTAAGAAAAAAGATCGGTATCATCTTTCAAAACTACCGCCTTATAAACGAATGGAGTGTCGAAAAAAACGTTATGCTGCCTTTGATGATAAAAGGACTTTCGCAAAACGTTTGCAAAAACCAAGCTCAAAAGCTGCTAAAGCATGTAAATTTGCTTCATAAATCCCATAAATATCCGCTTGAGCTAAGCGGCGGTGAGCAGCAAAGAGTAGCCATGGCAAGAGCCTTAGCGCACAATCCGCATCTGCTTTTGTGCGACGAGCCTACAGGGAATTTGGATGATTACTCTAGCGATGTGATTTGGTCTTTATTGAGATCGGCAAAAGAGTTTTTGGGAACTTGCGTAGTGGTCGTAACGCATAAAATTCCTGCCACTTTGCGCATACCTTATCGCCATTTCGTCATAGAAAACGGAGGCTTGCATGAGATCGCTTAA
- the trmB gene encoding tRNA (guanosine(46)-N7)-methyltransferase TrmB: protein MPNFVAKNLKFNPLPFGDEDIKFQWEAKGRNSNLIYTKSGGEEFFIVIKKREKEGFVIKGEKLTKPAKIGLLQRALVKFKELNCKEILTEAMAVKKTHLTQKSSAIVDTNEILEILKESKFSKIFIEIGFGSGRHLLYQAETSADALVIGIEVYKPSLEQVAKLARAKNLSNVALINTDARLLLSLIKSNFIDRIFLHFPVPWDDAPHRRVVSEKFIKECERTLKNGGKFELRSDSRAYTDYTIEQILNLTSAKLSLYKNRNLAVSSKYEDRWKKQSKDIYDAIFECETYSPELEILDELKFEHGYDTQKIASNFKNFTIKMDDCFLHLEEKFELESGEILIRVAFGAFASPEHCYVLVGNQKCEYLIKKPLVTRENLKAHLALKEYLANAKNN from the coding sequence ATGCCAAATTTCGTAGCCAAAAACTTAAAATTCAACCCTTTGCCTTTCGGCGATGAAGATATCAAATTTCAGTGGGAAGCAAAGGGTAGAAACTCAAATTTGATCTACACTAAAAGCGGTGGCGAGGAGTTTTTTATAGTTATTAAAAAGCGCGAAAAAGAAGGCTTTGTGATAAAGGGTGAAAAGCTTACAAAGCCAGCCAAAATAGGGCTTTTACAACGCGCTTTGGTTAAATTTAAAGAGCTAAATTGTAAAGAAATTTTAACCGAAGCGATGGCTGTTAAAAAAACTCATCTAACCCAAAAATCATCAGCTATCGTTGATACTAACGAAATTTTAGAAATTTTAAAAGAGTCTAAATTTAGCAAAATTTTTATAGAGATCGGCTTTGGCTCTGGCAGACACTTGCTCTATCAAGCCGAAACTAGCGCGGATGCGCTGGTAATCGGCATAGAGGTTTATAAACCCTCGTTAGAGCAGGTTGCAAAGCTTGCTAGAGCTAAAAATTTAAGCAATGTAGCGCTTATAAATACCGATGCAAGATTGCTTTTATCTCTTATAAAATCAAATTTTATAGATAGAATTTTTCTTCATTTTCCCGTGCCTTGGGATGATGCACCTCACAGAAGGGTAGTGTCTGAAAAATTTATAAAAGAGTGTGAAAGAACGCTAAAAAATGGCGGTAAATTTGAGCTTAGAAGCGATTCAAGAGCTTATACCGACTACACGATAGAGCAAATTTTAAATCTTACAAGCGCAAAGCTAAGCCTTTATAAAAATAGAAATTTAGCCGTTAGTAGTAAATATGAAGACAGATGGAAAAAGCAGTCTAAGGACATCTACGACGCTATTTTTGAGTGTGAGACTTATAGTCCTGAGCTCGAAATACTTGATGAACTAAAATTTGAGCATGGATACGATACGCAAAAAATAGCTTCAAATTTTAAAAATTTCACTATAAAAATGGATGATTGCTTTTTGCATTTAGAGGAGAAATTTGAGCTAGAAAGCGGTGAAATTTTAATTCGTGTGGCGTTTGGAGCTTTTGCTTCACCGGAGCATTGCTATGTCTTGGTTGGAAATCAAAAGTGTGAATATCTAATCAAAAAGCCGCTTGTTACAAGGGAAAATTTAAAGGCGCATCTGGCGTTAAAGGAGTATTTGGCGAATGCAAAAAATAATTAG
- a CDS encoding fibronectin type III domain-containing protein — protein MKKLILKGSLTLLAVVISGCVSPSTPTQVNASLPTIQNLKTISDMTEIGFEWTPTPSPEVAGYYLYRSNPNENNGKMKVVADIKDRFASHHVDSNLAPETTYSYEMRTYNANKQISNSGVMISASTKALMDSVPFVRALTNLPERVKLIWRPHPDLRVASYIVEKADIGKENWRQIAEVKGRLNAEYIDDSVKSGRAYKYRVFVKTSTGTVSKPSAIVDSTTKPLPSTVTNIQASNNTPKKIILTWDSVASDDFGYYKIYSASNKFLPYTYLAKTKTNSYEDLINENGATRYYKITIVDKDGLESKRPEEAVVGSTLAAIEAPVVTSIVADSSAVKLQWSSSEKARSYTVIREGGDSGEQKFTNITGNEFIDTNVAYGLKYTYRVIAVDEYGINSDESKKASVSIE, from the coding sequence ATGAAAAAATTGATTTTAAAGGGCTCTTTGACGCTTTTAGCGGTTGTGATAAGTGGCTGCGTATCTCCTAGCACGCCTACGCAAGTCAATGCAAGCTTGCCGACTATCCAAAATTTAAAAACCATAAGCGATATGACCGAAATCGGGTTTGAATGGACGCCTACGCCAAGCCCTGAAGTGGCGGGGTATTATCTGTATCGCTCAAATCCGAACGAAAACAACGGCAAGATGAAAGTGGTAGCAGATATCAAAGATCGCTTCGCAAGCCACCACGTGGATTCAAATTTGGCTCCTGAAACGACATATTCATACGAAATGAGAACATATAACGCAAATAAGCAAATTTCAAACTCCGGTGTCATGATAAGTGCAAGCACTAAAGCTCTTATGGACTCGGTGCCGTTCGTTAGAGCGCTTACAAATTTGCCTGAGCGCGTTAAGCTTATATGGAGACCGCACCCTGATCTTCGCGTAGCTTCTTATATAGTCGAAAAAGCTGACATCGGCAAGGAAAACTGGCGACAGATCGCAGAGGTTAAAGGCAGGCTAAATGCCGAATACATAGACGATAGCGTAAAATCGGGCAGAGCTTATAAATACCGAGTTTTCGTAAAAACAAGTACGGGAACCGTCTCAAAGCCAAGCGCCATAGTCGATTCTACGACCAAGCCACTTCCTAGCACAGTGACAAACATTCAAGCCAGCAACAACACTCCTAAAAAGATCATCTTAACTTGGGATAGCGTAGCAAGCGATGATTTTGGATACTATAAAATTTACAGCGCTTCAAATAAATTTCTGCCTTACACCTATCTTGCTAAAACCAAAACCAACAGCTACGAGGATTTAATAAACGAAAACGGCGCTACAAGATACTATAAAATCACTATCGTAGATAAAGACGGACTTGAGTCAAAGCGTCCGGAAGAAGCCGTAGTGGGGTCTACGTTAGCGGCGATTGAAGCTCCTGTAGTAACCTCAATCGTTGCGGATAGCTCTGCGGTGAAGCTTCAGTGGAGTAGTTCCGAAAAGGCAAGAAGCTATACGGTCATAAGAGAGGGCGGCGATAGCGGAGAGCAAAAATTTACAAATATAACAGGCAACGAATTTATCGATACAAACGTAGCTTACGGACTTAAATACACTTATAGGGTAATCGCCGTAGATGAATACGGCATAAATTCAGACGAGTCCAAAAAGGCATCGGTAAGTATCGAATAA
- a CDS encoding RluA family pseudouridine synthase, with the protein MNQTIVVEAPNINERIDSYLSLKLKISRNQISNLIKNECVKLNLKPVLKGSVKLNLDDVIEVKFKKAVSENLEFEADFDVPIIYEDNDLIVLNKPANLVVHGAPSVKEATLVDWLGKKGFLLSTLSGESRAGIVHRLDKGTSGAIVVAKNNRAHAALSAQLSDKTMGRIYLAITDLPLKEACVIKKKIGRNPNNRLKKAITKDGREAKSAFLNLVESGNINLIAAKLFTGRTHQIRVHLASINRHILGDTLYGFKSENDKIRRVMLHAYGLYFKHPSSGEHMSFVASIWGDFEEILLSKFEKGTIDEKIDFKGLFDAFSGCDKWLRIS; encoded by the coding sequence TTGAACCAAACTATCGTCGTAGAGGCGCCTAATATAAACGAAAGAATCGACAGTTATCTTTCCTTAAAGCTTAAAATTTCAAGAAATCAAATTTCAAATTTGATCAAAAACGAATGTGTAAAGCTAAATTTAAAACCTGTTTTAAAGGGCTCGGTTAAGCTAAATTTAGACGATGTTATCGAAGTTAAGTTCAAAAAAGCCGTGAGTGAAAATTTAGAATTTGAAGCTGATTTTGATGTGCCGATCATCTATGAAGATAATGATCTTATCGTGCTAAATAAACCTGCAAATTTAGTCGTGCACGGAGCACCAAGCGTTAAGGAAGCTACTCTTGTGGATTGGCTTGGCAAAAAGGGCTTTTTGCTCTCTACCTTAAGCGGAGAGAGTAGGGCAGGAATTGTTCATAGGCTGGATAAAGGCACTAGTGGAGCGATAGTGGTTGCTAAAAACAACCGCGCTCACGCGGCACTTTCCGCTCAGCTTAGCGATAAAACAATGGGCAGAATTTATCTTGCCATCACTGATTTGCCGCTAAAAGAAGCTTGCGTAATTAAAAAAAAGATAGGCAGAAATCCAAATAATCGCCTTAAAAAAGCCATTACTAAAGACGGAAGAGAGGCTAAAAGCGCATTTTTGAATTTGGTGGAAAGCGGAAATATAAATTTGATCGCGGCTAAACTTTTTACAGGCAGAACTCATCAGATAAGAGTTCATCTTGCAAGCATAAACCGCCATATTTTAGGCGATACTTTATACGGATTTAAGAGCGAAAATGATAAAATCAGGCGAGTTATGCTTCACGCCTACGGACTTTATTTCAAGCATCCCAGTAGCGGTGAGCATATGAGTTTTGTCGCTTCTATTTGGGGCGATTTTGAAGAAATTTTACTGAGTAAATTTGAGAAAGGGACTATTGATGAAAAAATTGATTTTAAAGGGCTCTTTGACGCTTTTAGCGGTTGTGATAAGTGGCTGCGTATCTCCTAG
- a CDS encoding FtsW/RodA/SpoVE family cell cycle protein: MIRLDRRILTHFDFVQPILILPIIILSYILVLEANSVLASKQIVYFAVGFLAFGFFFLLPIKKIEWIIPMFYWICIILLISVDLFGVTKLGAKRWLEIPFVHFTIQPSEIMKPSFLLMLAYLIKRRPPDIKGYGLKDFLIFSFYILLPTFLIMKEPDLGTALILLIVGYAVLFVIGVNKKIWITIFVAIGISAPLIYENVLHDYQKKRITDFLSEESSYHVRQSIIAIGSGGLTGKPKDEATQTHFKFLPISTSDFIFAYTIERFGFIGGLGLLMLYGFLIAHLLSLNYGLKDDYFTQVITTGIGILIFIYVSVNIMMTIGFAPVVGVPLPFYSYGGSSFVTFLSLFGILQNLLTFRFDPTYRFVKIKF, from the coding sequence TTGATAAGACTTGATAGGCGAATTTTAACTCATTTTGATTTTGTGCAGCCCATTTTAATACTGCCTATTATAATTTTATCATATATTTTAGTACTAGAAGCAAACAGCGTCTTAGCCAGTAAGCAGATAGTTTATTTTGCGGTTGGCTTTTTGGCATTTGGCTTTTTTTTCTTGCTGCCGATTAAAAAGATCGAATGGATAATTCCGATGTTTTATTGGATTTGCATCATACTTTTAATAAGCGTTGACCTCTTTGGCGTAACCAAGCTTGGCGCAAAACGTTGGCTTGAAATTCCATTTGTCCACTTTACTATCCAGCCTTCAGAGATCATGAAGCCGTCATTTTTGCTTATGCTAGCATACCTCATCAAGCGCAGACCGCCTGACATCAAAGGATACGGGCTTAAGGATTTTTTGATATTTAGTTTTTATATCCTGCTGCCTACATTTTTGATTATGAAAGAGCCTGATCTTGGTACAGCTCTTATACTTCTTATAGTCGGATACGCCGTACTTTTTGTGATCGGAGTTAATAAAAAAATTTGGATTACTATCTTTGTAGCTATCGGAATTTCCGCACCTCTTATCTATGAAAACGTCCTTCACGATTACCAAAAAAAGCGAATAACCGATTTTTTAAGCGAAGAGTCAAGCTATCACGTGCGCCAAAGCATCATCGCCATAGGAAGTGGCGGACTTACTGGAAAACCAAAAGATGAAGCCACTCAGACGCACTTTAAATTTCTGCCGATTTCTACGAGCGATTTTATCTTTGCTTATACGATTGAGCGATTTGGCTTTATAGGCGGTCTTGGCTTGCTTATGCTTTATGGCTTTTTGATAGCTCACTTGCTTAGTCTAAATTACGGTCTAAAGGATGATTATTTCACGCAGGTTATCACGACGGGAATTGGAATTTTGATATTTATCTATGTCAGCGTAAATATCATGATGACTATCGGTTTTGCGCCTGTTGTGGGCGTGCCGTTACCATTTTATAGTTACGGCGGAAGTAGTTTTGTAACGTTTTTAAGCCTGTTTGGGATTTTACAAAATTTGCTTACATTTAGGTTTGATCCTACATACCGCTTTGTGAAGATTAAATTTTAA
- a CDS encoding alkylphosphonate utilization protein codes for MPKDANGTELNAGDNVTLIKDLKVKGAGATLKRGTMAKNIKLTGNDKEVECKIDKMGVIVLKTEFLKKV; via the coding sequence ATGCCAAAAGATGCAAACGGAACAGAACTAAACGCAGGAGATAACGTAACTTTGATTAAAGATCTTAAAGTAAAAGGTGCGGGCGCAACTCTTAAACGCGGAACAATGGCTAAAAACATCAAGCTAACGGGAAACGACAAAGAGGTTGAGTGCAAGATCGATAAAATGGGCGTTATCGTGCTTAAAACCGAGTTTTTAAAGAAAGTCTAA
- a CDS encoding aldehyde dehydrogenase family protein, with protein MVKLQDKYQLFINGEFVPSSDGATLDTFNPATGKKLASIADATKKDVDAAVKAARKAFETFRRSTVAERSKILLKIADIIDENKEFLATVETMENGKPIRETMNVDIPYAAEHFRYFAGVIQAEGGSANVLNEKQLSVILREPIGVVGQIVPWNFPFLMAAWKLAPVIAAGDTSVFKPSSETSLSVLELMRLIKDVLPKGVVNVITGKGSKAGEYITKHNGLDKLAFTGSTEIGRDIAIAAAEKIIPATLELGGKSANIIYADADFDLAIDGIQIGILFNQGQVCCAGSRIFVEESIHDKFVAAAVEKFKKIKVGDPLDKKTQMGSQINEKQAKKILEYIEIGKKEGAKVAVGGELASAGKSFVKPTLLVNVTNDMRVAQEEIFGPVGVIIKFKNEKELIKMVNDSEYGLGGGVFTKDITKALRTARAMETGRVWVNCYNQIPAGSPFGGYKNSGIGRETHKIILEHYTQMKNIMIDLTGKPSGFY; from the coding sequence ATGGTTAAACTGCAAGATAAATATCAGCTGTTTATAAATGGTGAATTTGTGCCTTCTAGCGACGGTGCAACTCTGGATACTTTTAATCCTGCAACAGGTAAGAAATTAGCCTCAATAGCCGATGCGACTAAAAAAGATGTCGATGCTGCGGTAAAAGCCGCAAGAAAGGCGTTTGAGACGTTTAGACGCTCAACCGTAGCGGAGCGCTCAAAAATTCTTTTAAAAATCGCGGATATTATAGATGAGAACAAAGAGTTTTTGGCGACTGTCGAAACGATGGAAAACGGTAAGCCGATTCGCGAAACTATGAACGTAGATATCCCTTATGCGGCAGAGCATTTTAGGTATTTTGCCGGCGTTATACAAGCTGAAGGGGGAAGTGCAAATGTCCTTAATGAAAAGCAGCTTTCCGTGATCTTGCGCGAGCCTATCGGAGTTGTGGGTCAGATAGTCCCTTGGAATTTTCCGTTTTTGATGGCGGCATGGAAGCTAGCTCCCGTTATCGCAGCTGGTGATACCAGCGTGTTTAAACCGTCTTCAGAAACCAGCCTTAGCGTTCTTGAGCTTATGAGGCTGATTAAGGATGTATTGCCAAAAGGCGTGGTAAACGTAATCACAGGAAAAGGCAGTAAGGCGGGAGAATATATAACAAAGCATAACGGTCTAGATAAGTTAGCCTTTACAGGTTCAACCGAAATAGGAAGAGATATCGCTATCGCCGCAGCTGAGAAGATCATACCTGCGACACTTGAGCTTGGCGGAAAGTCGGCAAACATCATCTATGCCGATGCTGATTTTGACTTGGCAATTGATGGAATTCAGATAGGAATTTTATTTAATCAAGGTCAAGTATGCTGTGCCGGAAGTAGAATTTTTGTCGAAGAGAGTATACACGATAAATTTGTAGCCGCAGCTGTTGAGAAATTTAAAAAGATAAAAGTTGGAGATCCTCTTGATAAAAAGACTCAAATGGGCTCTCAGATAAATGAAAAGCAGGCCAAAAAAATACTAGAATACATAGAAATCGGCAAAAAAGAAGGCGCAAAAGTAGCGGTCGGCGGAGAGCTTGCAAGTGCGGGCAAGTCATTTGTGAAGCCTACTCTTCTTGTAAACGTAACAAACGATATGAGAGTAGCGCAAGAGGAGATATTTGGACCTGTAGGCGTTATCATCAAATTTAAGAATGAAAAAGAGCTTATTAAGATGGTAAATGATAGCGAATATGGCCTTGGCGGTGGGGTCTTTACTAAAGATATCACAAAAGCGCTAAGAACCGCACGCGCGATGGAAACAGGTCGCGTCTGGGTAAACTGCTATAACCAAATTCCTGCCGGAAGCCCATTTGGCGGATATAAAAACTCAGGCATAGGCAGAGAGACGCACAAAATCATACTTGAGCACTACACTCAGATGAAAAATATCATGATCGATCTAACGGGAAAACCAAGCGGCTTTTATTAA
- a CDS encoding type II toxin-antitoxin system RelB/DinJ family antitoxin — protein MTTLIQFRVDKELKTEAENLFKDMGLDLSTALKLFLKQSINKRKIPFSITTANDEFYSDSNTEYLKNILDNIDNKKVKMIRKSIDELEALDNA, from the coding sequence ATGACTACACTTATACAGTTTAGAGTTGATAAAGAGCTAAAAACCGAAGCCGAGAATTTATTTAAAGATATGGGGCTTGATCTAAGTACCGCTTTAAAATTGTTTTTAAAGCAGTCTATTAATAAGCGTAAAATTCCATTCTCTATCACTACTGCAAATGATGAATTTTATAGCGATAGTAATACGGAGTATCTAAAAAATATATTGGATAATATAGACAATAAAAAAGTAAAGATGATAAGAAAAAGTATAGATGAGCTTGAGGCATTAGATAATGCTTAA
- a CDS encoding type II toxin-antitoxin system YoeB family toxin, with protein sequence MLNIEFYPDVWSDYLELIKDKKISAKINTLIKDIAGNKNNSNLGKPETLKGDLVGCYSRRIDIKN encoded by the coding sequence ATGCTTAATATAGAGTTTTATCCCGATGTGTGGAGTGATTATTTAGAGCTAATCAAAGACAAAAAAATATCGGCAAAAATCAATACTCTTATTAAGGATATAGCCGGAAATAAAAACAATAGTAATCTTGGTAAACCGGAAACTCTAAAAGGTGACTTGGTAGGTTGCTACTCTCGCAGGATAGATATTAAAAATTGA
- a CDS encoding AraC family transcriptional regulator: MSSFPELERFFNETWGNNERCLKELSIKTNDMVLNTQIFNNSNGFGYGIFDMYFDDDRVFNSADIGKYSFMYFNTGNSSVCMNSQSANNGIFRPNDAWIGVIKEPFRGRVVYERKKRFKSQCIFMDNNLIKDFPIFNEMEKSETISIKASSTNLAQKLILKDLENSHIYRDKMREIFIESKILEMIYKSFSTSDNCDCCKGLNLCDHDIAAIKKAKEILLKNMSNPPSIKELAKICAINEFKLKRGFKQCFGTTIYGMLQEERLKSAKELLLRNDVSVKEAASIVGYRSLAHFSKIFKEKFEVLPIEISRHNKFWI, translated from the coding sequence ATGAGTAGCTTCCCCGAACTTGAGAGATTTTTTAACGAAACATGGGGTAATAACGAGAGATGCTTAAAGGAGTTAAGTATAAAAACCAATGATATGGTTTTAAATACTCAGATATTTAATAACTCAAACGGTTTTGGTTATGGAATATTTGACATGTATTTTGATGATGATAGGGTATTTAATTCCGCTGATATAGGCAAATACTCTTTTATGTATTTTAATACAGGAAATAGTTCGGTTTGTATGAACAGTCAAAGTGCCAATAATGGTATATTTAGACCAAATGATGCTTGGATAGGAGTTATAAAAGAGCCTTTTAGGGGCAGGGTTGTTTATGAGCGTAAAAAACGCTTTAAAAGCCAGTGCATTTTTATGGATAATAATTTAATAAAAGATTTTCCAATATTTAACGAGATGGAAAAATCCGAAACTATAAGCATTAAAGCAAGCTCTACGAATTTAGCACAAAAACTTATTCTCAAGGATTTAGAAAATTCTCATATATATAGAGATAAAATGAGGGAAATTTTTATTGAGTCTAAAATTTTAGAGATGATATATAAAAGTTTTTCAACTTCTGATAATTGTGATTGCTGCAAAGGATTAAATTTATGCGACCATGATATAGCCGCTATAAAAAAGGCTAAAGAAATTTTGCTCAAAAATATGTCAAATCCGCCATCCATCAAAGAACTTGCCAAAATTTGTGCTATAAATGAATTTAAGCTAAAAAGAGGTTTTAAGCAGTGTTTTGGCACAACTATCTATGGGATGCTACAAGAGGAAAGGCTTAAAAGTGCTAAGGAGCTTTTATTGAGAAATGATGTAAGTGTAAAAGAGGCGGCTAGCATTGTCGGATACAGATCTTTGGCGCATTTTAGTAAAATTTTTAAAGAAAAATTTGAAGTACTGCCAATTGAAATTTCAAGGCATAATAAATTTTGGATTTAA